From a region of the Rhodococcus sp. 4CII genome:
- a CDS encoding helix-turn-helix domain-containing protein, giving the protein MALLLREAIGDSLRRTRVSQSRTLREVSNSARVSLGYLSEVERGRKEASSELLAAICDALEVPLSDVLVDVSESLSDGSSAKRGNTERHAAESAPADVPAASARPGSTTIARDTRVVIPAPAQALAAA; this is encoded by the coding sequence ATGGCGCTGCTATTGCGTGAGGCAATCGGTGACAGTCTTCGGCGTACGCGCGTTTCGCAGAGCCGGACCCTGCGTGAGGTCTCCAACAGTGCTCGTGTGAGCCTCGGGTATTTGTCCGAGGTCGAACGGGGGCGCAAGGAAGCTTCCAGTGAGCTCCTGGCGGCGATCTGCGATGCGCTGGAGGTTCCACTCTCCGATGTACTCGTCGACGTCAGCGAATCACTGTCCGACGGCTCCTCGGCCAAGCGTGGGAACACCGAGCGGCACGCGGCCGAATCCGCGCCCGCCGACGTGCCTGCCGCGAGTGCACGACCGGGCTCGACGACCATCGCCCGTGACACGCGGGTCGTCATCCCCGCGCCTGCGCAGGCCCTGGCTGCTGCATAG
- a CDS encoding CinA family protein, whose translation MTDPLVDGTRAAELVAVLTARGETVATAESLTAGLLTATIAGVPGASNVLRGGLIVYATDLKATLAGVDRVRLAEDGPVAESTARALADGARARCGADWGVGLTGVAGPDMQDGHPVGTVFLSISGASGTSVHELGLAGDRWQIRKSAVSTAVSGLLDRVQETSAG comes from the coding sequence GTGACCGACCCGTTGGTCGACGGCACGCGGGCAGCCGAACTGGTGGCCGTGCTGACCGCCCGCGGCGAGACCGTGGCCACCGCCGAATCGCTCACCGCGGGCCTGCTCACCGCGACCATCGCGGGAGTGCCCGGGGCCAGCAACGTCCTGCGGGGAGGGCTGATCGTCTACGCCACCGACCTCAAGGCCACCCTGGCCGGGGTCGACCGCGTACGACTCGCCGAGGACGGACCCGTGGCCGAGTCCACCGCGCGCGCTCTCGCGGACGGCGCCCGCGCCCGCTGCGGCGCCGACTGGGGCGTCGGCCTGACCGGCGTGGCGGGCCCGGACATGCAGGACGGACACCCCGTGGGAACCGTGTTCCTGAGCATTTCCGGGGCCTCCGGAACGTCGGTGCACGAGCTCGGATTGGCGGGGGACCGGTGGCAGATCCGCAAATCTGCGGTGTCCACCGCCGTGTCGGGACTCCTCGATCGTGTGCAGGAAACATCCGCAGGCTAA
- a CDS encoding PspA/IM30 family protein, whose amino-acid sequence MANPFVKGWKYLMALFNSKIDEKADPKVQIQQAIEDAQRQHQALSQQAASVIGNQRQLEMKLSRQLDEVEKLNANARQAVNLADQAQAAGDTEKAIQYTNAAEAFAAQLVTAEQGVEDLKALHDQSLQAAAQAKKAVEQNAMALQAKVAERTKLLSQLEQAKMQERVSESLRSMDSTLSAPGNTPSLDAVRDKIERRYADALGSAELAQNSVSGRMMEVQQASIQMAGHSRLEQIRASMKGDALPSGGTVNAPATPANPNLDKQPPAAGQTGTAQ is encoded by the coding sequence ATGGCTAATCCTTTCGTCAAGGGATGGAAGTACCTGATGGCGCTCTTCAATTCCAAGATCGATGAGAAGGCTGACCCCAAGGTTCAGATTCAGCAGGCGATCGAGGATGCGCAGCGTCAGCACCAGGCTCTGTCGCAGCAGGCCGCGTCTGTCATCGGCAACCAGCGCCAGCTCGAGATGAAGCTGAGCCGTCAGCTCGACGAGGTGGAGAAGCTCAACGCCAACGCGCGCCAGGCCGTCAATCTCGCCGATCAGGCGCAGGCCGCGGGCGACACCGAGAAGGCGATCCAGTACACCAACGCCGCCGAGGCGTTCGCTGCGCAGCTCGTCACCGCCGAGCAGGGCGTGGAAGACCTCAAGGCACTGCACGACCAGTCGCTGCAGGCGGCCGCGCAGGCCAAGAAGGCCGTCGAGCAGAACGCGATGGCCCTGCAGGCGAAGGTCGCGGAACGTACCAAGCTGCTCAGCCAGCTCGAGCAGGCCAAGATGCAGGAGCGGGTCAGCGAATCGCTGCGCTCGATGGACAGCACCCTCTCGGCCCCCGGCAACACCCCCAGCCTCGACGCCGTGCGGGACAAGATCGAGCGCCGCTACGCCGATGCACTCGGTTCCGCCGAGCTCGCCCAGAACTCGGTGTCCGGCCGCATGATGGAGGTTCAGCAGGCGAGCATCCAGATGGCCGGGCACAGCAGGCTCGAGCAGATTCGGGCCTCGATGAAGGGCGACGCCCTGCCGTCCGGCGGTACCGTCAACGCGCCGGCGACGCCCGCCAACCCGAACCTCGACAAGCAGCCGCCGGCCGCAGGCCAGACCGGCACCGCGCAGTAG
- the pgsA gene encoding CDP-diacylglycerol--glycerol-3-phosphate 3-phosphatidyltransferase, with translation MSAQREDWTAADNSVVPDRAVEPASETAVPLLNIANILTMLRIVLVPVFLVVLFAGDGHSTTWRLIATGVFAVAAITDRIDGQLARKYGLVTDFGKLADPIADKALIGAALVGLSILGDLPWWVTAVIAVRELGITLLRFAVLRHAVIPAGRGGKLKTLVQTFAIGFYLLPLPQGFEVVGWVLMGAAVLLTVVTGLDYVVQAVRLRAGVHKVEANASTGA, from the coding sequence ATGAGCGCGCAGCGCGAGGATTGGACGGCCGCCGACAACTCGGTCGTCCCGGATCGGGCGGTCGAGCCCGCGAGTGAGACGGCCGTACCGCTCCTGAACATCGCAAATATCCTGACGATGCTCAGAATCGTGCTGGTGCCCGTCTTCCTCGTCGTGCTGTTCGCCGGCGACGGACATTCCACCACCTGGCGCTTGATCGCCACCGGCGTGTTCGCGGTCGCAGCGATCACCGACCGGATCGACGGCCAACTCGCACGCAAGTACGGCCTGGTCACCGATTTCGGCAAGCTCGCCGACCCCATCGCCGACAAGGCGCTGATCGGAGCCGCCCTCGTCGGACTGTCGATTCTCGGCGACCTCCCGTGGTGGGTGACTGCGGTGATCGCGGTCCGGGAGCTGGGCATCACCCTCCTGCGCTTCGCGGTCCTGAGGCACGCCGTCATCCCCGCGGGCCGGGGAGGCAAGCTCAAGACCCTCGTGCAGACCTTCGCCATCGGCTTCTACCTGCTTCCCCTGCCGCAGGGATTCGAGGTCGTCGGTTGGGTCCTCATGGGTGCCGCCGTGCTGTTGACCGTGGTGACCGGGCTGGACTACGTCGTGCAGGCCGTGCGGCTGAGGGCCGGGGTCCACAAGGTCGAGGCGAACGCGAGCACCGGGGCGTGA
- a CDS encoding YciI family protein: protein MSLFVVEYTYSADTVAGRDEHRPAHREWLGELATKKTVVSSGPFADGSGAFIIVDAADLETVEQLFAHDPFARQGLVTATRIVEWVPVLGEFSS from the coding sequence ATGTCCCTGTTCGTAGTGGAGTACACGTATTCGGCCGATACCGTCGCGGGGCGCGACGAGCATCGCCCCGCCCACCGGGAATGGCTCGGTGAGCTCGCAACCAAGAAGACCGTCGTGTCGTCCGGACCCTTCGCCGACGGGAGCGGCGCGTTCATCATCGTCGACGCCGCCGACCTGGAGACCGTCGAACAGCTCTTCGCACACGACCCGTTCGCCCGCCAGGGCCTGGTCACCGCCACCCGAATCGTCGAATGGGTGCCGGTCCTCGGCGAATTCAGTTCCTGA
- a CDS encoding TerC family protein, producing MHVSPLVWVITCVVILGLFVFDFFAHVRTPHAPTFRESAFWSSVYIGIAILFGLIVMWLWGSQYGGEYFAGYVTEKALSVDNLFVFVIIMGTFAVPREYQQKVLLIGIVMALVMRGIFIAVGAAAINTYSWVFYLFGAFLIYTAYTLLRDHGNEKEAEEERDSKIVAVAKKFLPTTDTYDGDRLVTRIDGKRVVTPLLLALVAIGFTDVLFALDSIPAIYGLTQEPYLVFTANAFALMGLRQLYFLIGGLLDRLVYLSYGLSIILAFIGVKLVLHALHENTLGFVNGGEHVAVPEVSTVLSLTVIIGVLAVTTIASLLKTRNTTPAK from the coding sequence ATGCACGTTTCACCGCTGGTCTGGGTCATCACCTGTGTGGTGATTCTCGGACTCTTCGTCTTCGACTTCTTCGCGCACGTGCGCACCCCGCACGCCCCGACCTTCCGGGAGTCCGCGTTCTGGTCGTCGGTGTACATCGGTATCGCGATCCTCTTCGGCCTGATCGTGATGTGGCTGTGGGGAAGTCAATACGGCGGCGAATACTTCGCCGGGTACGTCACCGAGAAGGCGTTGTCGGTCGACAACCTCTTCGTGTTCGTCATCATCATGGGCACGTTCGCGGTGCCGCGGGAGTACCAGCAGAAGGTGCTGCTGATCGGCATCGTGATGGCGCTGGTGATGCGCGGGATCTTCATCGCGGTCGGTGCCGCGGCGATCAACACGTACAGCTGGGTGTTCTACCTGTTCGGCGCGTTCCTCATCTACACCGCCTACACGCTGCTGCGTGACCACGGCAACGAGAAGGAAGCCGAGGAGGAACGCGACAGCAAGATCGTCGCCGTCGCGAAGAAGTTCCTGCCCACCACGGACACCTACGACGGCGACCGGCTCGTCACGCGGATCGACGGCAAGCGTGTCGTGACTCCGCTGCTGCTCGCGCTCGTCGCCATCGGCTTCACCGACGTGCTGTTCGCGCTCGACTCGATTCCTGCGATCTACGGGCTCACCCAGGAGCCGTACCTCGTCTTCACGGCCAACGCGTTCGCACTGATGGGTCTGCGTCAGCTGTACTTCCTGATCGGCGGCCTGCTGGACCGCCTGGTGTACCTGTCGTACGGTCTGTCGATCATTCTCGCGTTCATCGGCGTGAAGCTCGTCCTGCACGCGCTGCACGAGAACACCCTCGGCTTCGTCAACGGCGGGGAGCACGTGGCGGTACCGGAGGTGTCGACGGTGTTGTCGCTCACCGTCATCATCGGTGTGCTGGCCGTGACCACCATCGCCAGCCTCCTCAAGACGCGGAACACGACGCCGGCGAAGTAG
- a CDS encoding amino-acid N-acetyltransferase, producing the protein MTSRTPDTADNQLIVRRARTSDVPEIKRLIDIYSGKILLEKNLVTLYESVQEFWVAEREGTVIGCGAMHVLWADLGEVRTIAVDPAAKGRGAGHHVVAKLIEVARELELERLFVLTFEVDFFGKHGFVEIEGTPVTAEVYAEMCRSYDTGVAEFLDLSYVKPNTLGNTRMLLTL; encoded by the coding sequence ATGACTTCTCGGACGCCGGACACCGCCGACAATCAGCTGATCGTGCGGCGAGCACGAACTTCCGACGTTCCCGAGATCAAGCGCCTGATCGACATCTATTCCGGCAAGATCCTGCTCGAGAAGAACCTCGTCACCCTGTACGAATCCGTCCAGGAGTTCTGGGTGGCCGAACGCGAGGGCACCGTGATCGGTTGCGGCGCAATGCACGTGCTGTGGGCCGACCTCGGCGAGGTACGCACGATCGCGGTCGATCCGGCGGCCAAGGGCCGGGGTGCCGGCCACCACGTGGTCGCCAAGTTGATCGAGGTCGCGCGGGAACTCGAACTCGAGCGCCTCTTCGTTCTCACGTTCGAGGTCGACTTCTTCGGCAAACACGGATTCGTCGAGATCGAGGGCACACCCGTGACCGCCGAGGTGTACGCCGAGATGTGCCGCTCATACGACACCGGTGTCGCCGAATTCCTCGATCTCAGCTACGTCAAGCCGAACACCCTCGGCAACACCCGAATGCTTCTCACCCTCTGA